The DNA region TATAGATGCAATGAACATAGATATCAAAGCCTTTGATGATGAGTTCTACATGAAAATTGCAAGTGTGCCCAGTGGGGAGGCGAGCAAGAGGACAGCACAAATAGCGAAAAAGGAGTTTGGCATTCATGTTGAGCTAACGTATTTGATAATTCCGACTTTCAACGACCGCGAGGAGGAATTTAGGGCATTTGCTAGATGGGTTGTTGAAGAACTTGGTGACGATACGCCGGTTCACTTCTCACGTTTCTTTCCACACTACAAGCTCTCAAAATTGCCTCCAACCCCAATTGGGACAATAGAGAGGGCATATAGTATAGCAAAGGAAGAAGGATTGAAGTTTGTTTACATTGGAAATGTGCCCGGACATAATGGGGAAAACACCTACTGTCCGAGATGTGGAAAACCTTTAATAGTGAGGTGGGGGTTTACGATTGAGGAGTATCATATAGATGATGGAAAGTGTGAGTACTGTGGTGAACCGATTCCGATAGTTGGTGAATACAACAAAAAGCGGTATAAAAGTATGTGGTGGTAAAATTGGAGAAGATTGGTGTTGTTTTCTACATTGAAGGTATGGGGAACGAGAAGAAAGCCTTAGAAAGGGCTCTAGCAAAGACTGCTGAAAACCTTAGAAACGAAAAACTTGTCAAAGTAAAGCGCGTGAGCGTTGAAGATGTTATCGAGAATGACGTTGAAGAGCTCAAATATTCTGGGATGATTGAGGCAGAGCTGGAAGGCGATTTGGAGGGAATCGTGAGGGCTGTTTTAAAATACGCGCCAGCAGTTGTTGAAGTGCTCGGCCCAGGGAGGCTGGAGATAGATGCTAAGAGGCTCATGAAGGTGATGGGGGAGATCTCCCTGTTCATGGGACAGCTAATGGAAAAGTTCGGAGGTTTAGTGGCGTATCCCTCACTGGAGGAGATTCCCCTGCCAAAGATAGGCTATACAGAAGAGGAGCTTGAAGACTTTATCCTTGATGAGAGGAACATAAAGTACATGTTTATCATAGAAGCCTTCGGAGAAGATGAAGAAGAAATAAAGAAGACTATGCTGAAGGCCTTTTTCATCGAAGGATGCAAAATTAATAAAATAGCCATAAAGGGCGAGGAGAAGGATGGACGCTATTATACGCTCGTTGCCGCTGAGTTATTGTCACCTTTTGAGACGATGTTCCAGCTAAATGCCAAATATGCTCCTGTGGCTATTTCGATCGAAGAGCCCCAAATAGTGGATATAACTGCAACAGAACTTCAAAACGCTCTAACTGACTTAGCGGGCTTTGTTTACGAGCTTGTCCATAGGCCAATAAAGAAAAAGCTTATAGAGAAGGACACGTTTAGGTTTTCATTACAAAAATGAGGCAATCTTTCGAGAGATATTATCGGCAAAAAGCGAATTTTGCATAGGCATTTAATTAATCCCCTTTCAATTTTTACGGCAATTATCGAGCTTTTTTAATCGTTAGAAAGGGTCTGAAAGCGAAAAGTATATATACCCTAAGGTCTGATGTAGGTAGTGACAAGACTTTATTGTGGGCTTTGCCCAAAAAGTTGGAGGTGTGAAAAATGAAGGTAAGGAAGATCGCGGCAATCGCTGTTGGTGCCGCAATGATTGGTGCAACCATGGGTTATGCCAGCGCACAGTTGAACGTTCCAAAGGACTTCTTTGTTAAGGACGGTGCTCCAAACGTTAAAATCGTGGTTGGAAGCAACGCTGCTGCTATGGATGTTGCCAGCGCAGCTGACATTGCTGTTGCTTTGGGAAGCATGCTCTACACCGCTGAGGAAGTTCAAGCCGATGGTGTTAGTGTAATTGTTAAGAAGGATGTTACAACTGACCCAGACGATTTGTTAGTCTACAGCAACTGGTACATTGACAGGAACAATACAATCCCAAGTGCCACTGACTATGACAGCCTACCAGACAACGCTTGGTACAACGGAAGCAGCTACTACAACGGTGCTTACACAGACTGGGAAGCATACTACGCTGCTAACCCATGGATTACTGAGATTGAGGATATGGACTCAATTAAGGGCGACAAGCAAATTGATTGGGATATTACAGTTGAAGACTTGAAGATTACTGATGCTGACACTGAGGATGTTCCAACCAAGGCTCCAAAGAGTGCTACCTTAACCGCAAACGTTACAGTCGAGTTCAACTATGTTATTAAGAAGTGGGAGGTTACAACCTCCGATACAGATGACCAATGGGGATTAACCACAACAACCACAACCACAACAATTGATGATGACCAACCCTCAGGTGGAAATTTCGTCGAGGATGTCTACAGCGGTATTACCAAAGAGATGACCTTCACACTCCTCGGAAACGAGTACTACGTCCTCGATGTTACCAACACAACCTTGACC from Palaeococcus pacificus DY20341 includes:
- the amrS gene encoding AmmeMemoRadiSam system radical SAM enzyme produces the protein MREAMYWEPLERKRVRCHLCPLNCIIDEGKRGSCRVRKNINGKLYALNYGKVSSIASDPIEKKPLFHFYPGSCAFSIGTVGCNMHCKHCQNWEISQADESFPYLQDATPDALARLAKHYECESIAYTYNEPMIWYEFVFDTAKLAKKAGLNNILVTNGYINEEPFRKLAPYIDAMNIDIKAFDDEFYMKIASVPSGEASKRTAQIAKKEFGIHVELTYLIIPTFNDREEEFRAFARWVVEELGDDTPVHFSRFFPHYKLSKLPPTPIGTIERAYSIAKEEGLKFVYIGNVPGHNGENTYCPRCGKPLIVRWGFTIEEYHIDDGKCEYCGEPIPIVGEYNKKRYKSMWW